GTAGCCCTTCCAGGGCTCAAGGAAAACTGTCGCGCCCAGAGACTCGGCAATCTCCCGCGTGCGGTCGGTAGAGCCGGAGTCCAGCACGATGATCTCGCCGACGCCATCCGCTACCAGCGGGCGTACGCTCTCGAGCGTCGGGCGGATGTTGGCTTCCTCGTTGCACGTGATGAGGACGACCGAGAGCTTCACGCGCCCCAGCATACCGGGACGCCGGGGTATGGCAAAGGGGTTGACCCAACGCGGTGACGCCCCACGCGAGCATTACCGCCGCACGGCAATACCCTGCACCTCGAAGCGAGCGCCGAGGAGCAGAGGTCCGGAACCGACGAAGGCGCGGGCAGGGAAGTCCTTGCCGAAATGGGTTCGATACACCTGGTTGAACTGGCCCCACAGGGAGACGTCGGGGCAGAACACCTGCACGTAGACCAGGTCTTCCATCGTCATGCCGGCGCGGCCGAGCGTGGCCTTGAACTCTTCCAGCACCAGGCGGGCCTCTTCTTCCGCCGTCGCGGGCGGCTTCTGCGTCTTGGGGTCGAGGCCGATGTGGCCCGCGAGATAGAGCGTATCGCCGACCACGACGCCATTGCTGAAAGGAAAGTCGCCATCGGGTTTGAAGTAACGCCTCTCCGTTTTCGACCCGGAATCGGAAAACGCCAGCAGCGAAAACAAGGACAGAACGATCAGCCAGGCGAGCGGCGCGGTTGTGGAAAGCAGTCTCATGGAATGTCCTCCCGGGGACGGGCCAGCTTACACCGTGGCCGCCACACGAAAAAGAAAAGCCCGGCAGATCCCCCAGATGGGACTTGCCGGGCTGAGGTTACTGGGCTTGCGGCTTTGGCTGCTCTTCGACGCGGGGCGAGACGCCGGGCACCGAGGGCAGGGTGCGTACCATTCCGCTTTCGGCATCACCCAATTCAATGCGATTGCGGGTGAGCGTAGCAGCCGTCACACGGTCCAGTTCGACGCGGCTCTTCTCATAGGCTCCGTTGGCCGCCACCAGATTGGATTCGGCCTGTGCCAGATCGCGCTGCGCCTGCAGCACCTGGAAGTTGGTGGAGGCGCCGAGTGCGTATTTCTTCTGTTCGGCATCCAGCGATTCCTCCGCGAGTTGCACGCCCTTGCGCGCTGCTTCCACGCGCGCGCGGTTCTGTTGCACGGTGAACTGGGCGTTGCGGACCTCGATGCCTACCTGGTTCTCGAGCTGCTGCAGGCGAAGCTGAGCCTGGCGGTATTCCAGCTCCGAGCGCACCTGGTCGGCCTGCGCACCCCGATTGCGGATAGGGATGGTGATGTTCAACCCGACGGCATAATCGGGGTTATCGGCGTCAATCAGGCTGTGGAACGCGCTGTAAAAACCGGTGGTGGGGATGCTGCCGGGGGGGATGGTCACGTTGTTGGGGTTCTGCACTCCGGCCAGAGCGGAAGTGCCATACCAGGCCACGAAATCCACGGTGGGCAGCAGGGCATTGCGCGCCGACTTGATGCTGATTTCGCGGTTGGTGAGATCGATGCGCGCCTGCACTAGCTCCGGGCGACCCTGCTTGGCTTCGTGAACCAGATCCTCAATGGGCCCCACCGGCTCCTGCTCCGGCACCACCATGGTGTCGGTGGGGATGACGGGAGCGGCGGCGATGCGGGCTTCGCCCAAGTTGCGGGTGATGGCATTCTTGATCAGGAGTTGCTGCAGTTGCAGATTGGTCTGAGCCACGATCAACTCCTGGTTGCGGGTGGCCACTTCACTCTCGGCTCGCACGATCTCAATGGGCGCCAGGGTCCCGATCTCGACCTGCTTGCGGTTGTCTGACAAGGTCTTGTTGGCCAGGGCGAGGGACCGCTGCTTCACTTTGACGTCCTCATAAGCATTGACCAGGTCCCAATAAATATTCTGGATCTGGGAGACGGTGTTGATCACCTGGTTGCGGAAGGCCACGTCGGAAATCTCACGATTGTTCTTGGCGATGCGGATGAAGCGCGTATTCGGCCCCAGGCCGAACCCGGCGAGCAGCCGCTGGCGGATGCTCAGCCGGAAGGAGGTATTCACCTGCGGCACCAGAGTGGAGAACAAGCTGTTATTGGTCTGCCGGGAGTTGTCGAAGACCACCTGCATGGCGGTTCCGGTGTGGAACCCCTGGCTATAGGTGAAGTTGGCGGTGCCGGTATTCTGCTGGAAGCTGGGCACGCCGGTGGTGACGGTGTTGGAAAGCGGAAACGTGGCGTGGTTGATGTTAAGCGTCGCGCTCAGCGAGGGATCGAAGGAGTCGATGGCCGTTCCGGTGCCCACCGTGCTGGTCACCAAGCCGGCTGCACCGGTACCCGCCCCACCCGCGCCACCCGTGGTGCCGCCGGCGCCCGCGCCGGCCGCGCCGGTGCCAAAGCCGCCCACACCGCCTCCGGGGGTGCCTTGCACCAGGCCGGTAGCCACGCCGCGGGTGGCCTGGCCAGCCTTGGTGCGGAGGATGTCGGTATCGGCGATCTGGAGGTTATACCGGGCGATGGCCATGTCCAGGTTGTTCTCCAGCGCCAGCGCGATGGCATCGGCCAGCGACAGGCGGATCTCGCCGCCTACCATGAGTTGGTCGATGCGCTCGGTATTGGTCGTCCGCGGCTCCGGGACCCGGCGGGGAATATAGGGTCCTACAAAGTTGGGCAGATGCGAGCGTGGCTTGGAATAGTCGATTCGCTGTTCTTGCGCCGACGCCGCGACCGGCGTCAGCAGGGCCGCCACCAGGGCGGCCAAGAGTCCCCTCGAAAGACAAAAAGAAAGACGCATGCGCTTCTCTCCCTACCTTCTCGTGCTCCGGGCTTCCTCGTAGAGACTGCCGAAGTTCGAAATCGTCAACGGTTTATACGCAAATCGCAGCACCCGGGTTTCCGCTTTCTTCGAGGGAGCGGCTCTCCGCGGGCAGGCGTCTCCGGGACGAAAGTCCGATAGTATATCGCACAGCCGGGCCGGAATCGGACGAAGGACACGCAGCGGGAATGCGCAATTTCAAGCTTACTCTGGCGTACGATGGCGCCGAGTTCCACGGCTGGCAGGTGCAGCCGAGCCTGGCCACGGTGCAGGGCACACTGGCCGCCGCTTTGGAGCAGATTACCGGCGAGCGTGTCCTGCCCCAAGGGTCCGGCCGTACGGATGCCGGAGTGCACGCGCTGGAGCAGGTAGCTTCCGTGGCGTTGGAGTCGCCGATTCCGGCAGCCAACCTGCATAAAGCCCTGAACGACATCCTGCCGGCTGCGATCCGTGTACTCACTTCGGAAGAAGCGCCACCCCACTTCCATGCCCGCCACTCGGTCCAGGCTAAGACCTACCTCTATCGCATCCATCGCGGGTCAGTTTGTCCGCCTTTTCTGGCCCGCTACGTGTATCACCATCCCTTCCCGCTGGACGAGGAGGCCATGCGGCGAGCGGCTCGGTTGGTGGAGGGCGAGCACGACTTCACGTCCTTCGCCGCGGTAGATCCCGAGCGCGCGCATGAAGGGGAGGAAGCCTCTAACATCCGCACCATTCACTCTTCCGGATTCGAGCGCGAGGGCGAAGAATTGGTGTACAAGGTGCGTGGCAGCGGCTTCCTGCACCACATGGTGCGGAACCTGGTTGGAACTTTCCTGCTGGTCGGGAAAGGCTCCCTGGACGAAGCCGGTTTGCGCCGAATACTGGAGCTCAAGGACCGCAGCGCGGCCGGCGGGACGGCGCCTGCCAGCGGTTTGTACCTGGCAAGCGTGGAGTACTGAAACAAACCCGGCTTTTCTTGCACTCTCCGGTCCGTTTTGTGGTAACAGTAGAGGCCTACGCCAGTCCCCCCGAACTGGCCTTTATATCCGACCCCAGGCGATCTTAGGTTTTTTCGTGGCGTCAGAAGCGCAAATCACGCAGCGGGAGATCGTGTCGCGCAACCCCGCGACCGGTGAGGTCCTGGGGCGTTTCGACTGCGCCACCGTGGCCGATGTGCGTGCTGCGGTGTTGAACGCCCGCGACGCCCAGGCCGAATGGGGAGTGCTCCCTGCGCGGGAACGGCTGAAGGTACTTCGGCGTTTCCAGCGCCTTCTGCAGGAGGGCAAGACCGAGGTTGCCCAGCTCATCACCCGCGAGACCGGCAAGCCGTATGTGGAAGCCCTGCTGACCGAAGTGCTGGTGGTGCTCGACACCTGTCGATTCCTGGTGGAGAGCGGTCCCGCCATGCTGCGCGATGAGGCCGTCCCGCACGGCAACCTGATCATGAAGGCCAAAGTGGGCCAGGTCCGGCGCGAGCCTTGGGGTGTAGTGGGCGTGATCTCGCCCTGGAACTATCCCTTTTCCATTCCTGCGGGCGAGGTGCTGGCCGGGCTGGCCGCCGGCAACGCCGTGGTGCTGAAACCCTCCGAGTACACGGCGCTCACCGCAGTGGAACTGCGCGGCTTGCTGGCGCGGGCAGGCTTGCCGAAGAACCTGTTCCGGGTCGTGCTCGGCGACGGGGTCACGGGCGCGGCACTGGTGGAAGCGCCTGTGGACAAGATCTTCTTTACGGGCAGTGTTGCCACCGGCCGCCGGGTGGCCCAAGCCGCTGCCGCGCGGCTGATTCCGGTAGTCCTCGAACTGGGCGGCAAGGACGCCATGGTGGTTCTGGATGACGCCGATCTCGATGTGGCGTCGAGTGCCGCGGTGTGGGGCGCTTTCGTAAACGCCGGCCAGACATGCCTCTCGGTGGAGCGTTGCTATGTGCAGCGACGGCAGTACGAGCACTTCCTGGAGCTTTGCCTGGCCAAGACGCAACGGCTGCGAATAGGAAACGGGATGCATCGTGCTACCGACGTCGGTCCGCTCATCCATGAAGGTCAACTGCGCATAGTGGAGGAACATGTGGCCGAGGCCCGCCTGCATGGAGCACGCATCCTGACGGGCGGTCATCGCCTGCCTGACCTGGGGGCAAACTTCTATGCTCCTACGCTGCTGGCCAACGTGGACCACTCCATGCAAATCATGCGCGATGAGACCTTCGGTCCCGCGCTGCCGGTGATGCCGTTCGAGGACGAAGAGGAGGTAGTGCGTCTGGCGAACGACAGTGAGTTCGGGCTCTCGGCCAGCGTTTGGACCGGCGATTCGGCGCGTGGCGAGAAGCTGGCGGCACGCCTCGATGCTGGCACGGTGATGATCAACGATGTGGTGAGCTGCTTCGGCATCAGCGAAGCACCCCATGGCGGCGTGAAGTCGAGCGGCCTGGGCCGCACCCGCGGACGCCTGGGCCTGGAAGAGATGGTGCGTGCCAAGTACATCGACTCGGACCGCCTGCCCTACACGAAAAAGGTGTGGTGGTACGGCTATGGGCCTGAGTTCGGTCCCCAGATGGAGGGCTTTGTGGACTTCCTGTTCGCACCTTCGCTGCTGCGCCGGGTGCGCGGCGGCTTGCGCTCCTTCGCCGCATTCTTCCGCGAAGGCAGGCTCTAGGCCGTCGGGCCGAAACTTGGCATAGCTGGGGACGCGGACAGTTCGAGTACAATTGAGCCGGAAAGCCCAGGACCGAAGCGCGCCGGTGAGCGTCGGGTGAGGCTCGCAGGCTCCGGCCGAGATTTCGGGAATCCCAGGAGAGGAAGAACCGGCCTTGTCCAGCACTGCGAACGCCACTGCCGAAACCACGGTTCCCCAACTTCCCCATCACAAGGTCAAGGTCAAGATCAAGCCCGGACAACGCTCTTGCAACGAGAAGAATGAGAAAGGCAAGCTGTGCGCCGGCCACCTGAAGCGCTGGTTCTACACCGCCGATGTGCGCGAGCAGGCATGCGGCGACGTGGAAAGGGCCCTGGGTCCGGATGCGGTCCTCTATCGCTGCGAACATTGCAAGACGCTTTATCTCCCTCACCCCGATGAGCCGCATGGCATCAACGTGGCCGGCGCCGGCCAGCTGTCGGTGTTTGGCCTGACGGTGCCGTCGAAGGAGAGCAAAGACAAGTAGTGAACCGCTCCGAACTCATCTACGACTGGAACCAGGTGGGGGGCGGCGAGCCGCAGCCCAAGGCGGCCGCGCTGCTCAACGACGAGTCTCTGCGCGACGGCCTACAGTCGCCTTCCGTCAAAGACCCGACGATCGCAGAGAAGATCGAGATACTTCACCTGATGGAGGCTCTGGGCATCCAGTCTCTTGACCTGGGCCTGCCCGGCGCGGGGCCGCGGGCGGTGGAGTCCGTCGAGCGGCTGGCGCGCGAGATCGTGAGCGCGAAGCTGAAGATCCGCGCAAACTGCGCCTGCCGTACGCACGAAAACGACATCCGGCCGGTCGCGGAAATCGTGCAACGGACCGGGCTGGACATCGAAGCTGCGACCTTCATCGGCTCCAGCCCCATCCGGCGCTACACCGAAGATTGGACCGACGACTTCCTGCTGCGCACCACCGAGCATGCGGTGAAGTACGCGGTATCTCTCGGCTTGCGTGTCATGTACGTGACCGAAGACACGACCCGCTGCGATCCCGAGACCCTCAAGCGGATGTACAGCACCGCCATTCGATGCGGGGCGCGTGCCATTGTGGTATGCGACACTGTGGGCCATGCCACTCCCGCGGGCGTGCACGCGCTCATCCGCTTCGTCTTGGACGAGGTGGTGAAGCCTGCAGGTGAGAAGATCCGTCTGGACTGGCACGGCCATAGCGACCGGGGCCTGGCGGTGGCCAACTCCCTGGCCGCACTGGCCGCCGGCGCCGACTGCGTGCATGCGTGTGCGATTGGGATCGGTGAGCGGGTGGGTAACACGCAGATGGACCAGATGCTGGTGAACCTGAAGCTGATGGGCGTCCCACCCTGGGACCAGCAGGACCTGAGCCGCCTCAAAGACTACTGCGAGGCGGTTTCGCGCGCCACCGGAGTACCTATCCCCAGGAACTACCCGGTGGTCGGAAGCGATGCCTTCCGCACCGCAACGGGTGTGCATGCGGCGGCGGTGATTAAGGCCTTCAAGAAGCAGGATGTCGTACTGGCCAACACGGTGTACTCCGGGGTCCCGGCCCACTATTTCGGATTGGGACAGACGATCGAAATCGGCCCCATGTCCGGGAAGTCCAACGTTCTATTCTGGCTCGACCATCACGGCATCACGCCCGGCGACGAGCTGGTAGAACGCATTCTGAAGCGCGCTAAGACCTCCGACCGTCTGCTGACCGAGGCGGAAATCCTGGAGTGCTGCCACGCGCCGGTTGCGGGGAGAGCGGAATAGCCCCATGCCTGGCCTTCGCGTTCCGCCCCCTGACTTTGGTACCGACCGGCTGGAGATGCGACTCGAGACCAGCTTCGCCGCCGACGTAGAGCAGATCGCTCCCATGGTGGAGCGCATCATGGCGATCGCCGGCGAGCTGCGCTTCCCCGAGGAAAAGCAAGCGGAGATTGGGCTTGCACTGCAGGAGGCGCTGGCTAACGCGGTCATCCACGGGTGCAAGCGGGACCGCTCGAAAACGGTGTACTGCTGGGTGGCGGCGGATCCCTCCGGGAATCTGGTGATCGTGGTGCGCGACTCTGGACCAGGGTTCGATCCAGCCGCGATACCCAAGCCCAACGTGGGCGAGCAGCTCTACGCCGACCACGGGCGCGGTATTTTCATGATCGGCCGACTGATGGATGAGGTCCGCTTTGCGCGTGAGGGCACCGAGTTGCACATGCGCAAGGACAACGCGCGCTGATCCTCGTCTTCGATGTATGCTGCCGACCGAACGAATGAGCCGGCATCCGCTCGCGACCGTACTGGTTCTAGGAGGCGCTCTACTGATGGCACCGGTCACTCCCTTGCGCTCCTCGGCTCGGGCCGCTTCACCGGCGCCTGCGATCCCGCGGCTGGCGGAACGCGCCGACGTGCGCGCTGCCCTGGCGTGGTTCCTTGATCATCGCGAAGAACTGTTGCAGATGCAGATGGACCTGGTGGGAATTGCCGCTCCTCCGCATGGTGAGCAGCAACGCGGCGAGTGGCTCCGCTCGCGGTTCGCGCAAATCGGGCTGGAGGACACCCAGATCGATCCCGTAGGCAACGTTCTGGGTTTGCTGAGGGGATCTTCCGAGGGCAAGCTGGTAGCCGTGACGGCCCATATCGACACGGTGTTTCCCGCCGATAGTCCCGTGGAAGTGCGCCGGGAAGGGAATCGACTGTACGGCCCGGGAATCTCGGATAACGGCGCCGGTGTCACCGCATTGCTGGCGCTGGCTTCGTCGCTGCGTGCAGCCGGTATCCGTCCCCAGCATGGCGTGCTGTTTGTAGGCAACGTCGGGGAAGAGGGCGAAGGAGATCTGCGGGGCATGCGGCACCTGTTCTCCGATCCACGCTGGAAAGACAGAATCGCTTACACCGTGGTGCTGGACGGCGCTTCCACCGACACCATCGTCACACAGGCATTGGGCAGCCGGCGGTTCGAGGTAACCGTGCGGGGGCCCGGCGGTCATTCCTGGAGCGACTTCGGGACGCCCAATCCCATTGTCATCCTTGCGCGCGCACTGGCGCGCTTCAGCGATACGCACCTACCGCGTGAGCCCAAGACCACACTCAACGTGGGGGTGATCAGCGGCGGCACTTCGGTGAACTCCATTCCCGAGTCGGCTTCGGCGCGCATCGACATCCGATCCGCCGATGTCGAAGAGATCGATCGACTGGACCGGGCCCTGCATGAGGCCGTGGCGGCCGAAGTCGGCCGGCGCGAGACTCGCGGGCACCGCCCGGACGCGCTGCTCAGCTATGAGATCAAAGTCATCGGCAGCCGCCCGGGCGCAGAACTTCCTGCGGATGCGCGGATCCTGCAGGTCATGCGCGCCGTGGATGCCTGGCTGGGCAACAGTTCCAGGCAGCACCGCGCCTCAACCGACGCCAACATCCCCTTATCGCTGGGACGCGAGGCCGTGAGCATCGGAGCCGGCGGCTCCGGCGGCGATGCCCACACCCTGCACGAGTGGTATGACTCCACCGGCCGTGAACTGGGATTGAAACGGGTTCTCCTGGCCACCTTGGCGCTCGCAGGGGTGAGTGAGTAGTCTGCCGCCGGGTGGCGCGCGCAGCGACCGGTCCGGGTGATTCTTGTCACGCCTGCACAAAGCCCATGTGCTGCTGGTGTTGGTGACGGTAGTCTGGGGCGCCAGCTTCGTGCTGGTGAAGGCCGCCCTGGCCGACGCCACGCCGCTGCTGTTGAACGCGTTGCGCATGGGCCTGGCTGCCGTCGTCCTTGCAATCTATTACCGTCATCAATGGGCCCGGCTTACACGACCCGTGGTTCGGGCCGGCCTTCCGGTCGGCGTCTTTCTCTTCCTCGGCTACGCTCTGCAAACCTGGGGGCTGAAGGAGACGACGCCATCCAAGTCCGCGTTCCTCACTGGGGTGTCGGTGGTTCTGGTGCCGGTTTTCATGGCCCTTTTTTGGGGACGCGTAGTCAAGCGATGGACTGGTGTGGGCGTGGCGCTCGCTCTGGTCGGACTGTATTTCCTTACGGTGCCCGCTGGAGCGCTGATGGAAGGGATAAACCTGGGTGACCTGCTCACTCTGGGCTGCGCCGTTGCATTCGCGTTCCAAATCATCTACCTGGGCAGGGCGACGCACCGCTACCCCTTTGAACTCATCGCCATCCTCCAGTTGACGGTGGCGGCAGCTCTGACAGCGTTGGCCGTTCCCGTGCTCGAGACGCCCAGGGTGATATGGTCGTCCCCGGTTCTGTGGGCGATTGCCGTGACCGGACTTGCGGGCACAGCGGCGGCCTTCAGCATTCAAGCCTGGGCACAGCAGTTCACACCGCCGACGCACACGGCGCTGATCTTCTCGCTGGAGCCGGTGTTCGCCGGCCTCATCTCTTTCATCTTCCTCGGCGAGCGGCTTGGGGGTCGGGGCCTGCTGGGGGCGGCCCTGATTCTGGGAGGTGTGCTTCTCTCGGAGCTTAAGGGGGGAGCGGCCGAGCCGGCAGTGCCCCCGGGAGTGCCGGCCGAGCAGGCGGAACTGGACGAAGCCTAGCGAGGTAACGCTTTGGCGGCAAGCTGCGTCTAATGCGATGGGGAGCGGTCGCGGGCACCGTCCAAGCGCCCGTCGCCGGAAGTCTATAATAGGGATTGGTAATCATTCGGAGGCAGGTCATGATTTCGGGTTCAGGTGGGTGGTTCGAGCGGCTGCGTAGCCGCCGCATGGCTTCACTGCTTACGGTGGTGGCCACGTTGGCGATCGGTATCCTGATGGGGACGTTGATCTCCTTCAGCGTGAAGGGCAAGGATGCTGATTCCGCCGGCGCAAGCCCCGCGCCGATCCAGATTCCGGCCCCGCAGCAGCTCTCCTCAGCCTTTGCTCAGATCGCCCGCGAGCTGGAACCTTCGGTGGTGAATATCAACACCGAATCCACGGTGCGGCCGACGCCGCGGCGCCGCCAGCCCGCGCCGCGAGGCCAAGACCCGTTTCAGGATTTCTTTGACCGCTTCTTTGGTGGACCAGACGGGAACGATTCCGACGGCGCTGGGGTTCGCGAGCGGTCCCTTGGGTCCGGGGTCATCGTCGATCCGAAGGGCTACATCGTCACCAACGCCCACGTGGTGGAACGCGCGGACCGCATCCGAGTGCGCCTGGCAAGCGATCCGCCGGGCGTTCCGGGACATGACGCCAAGGTCGTGGGGAGCGACCGCGAGACCGACTTGGCGGTGATCAAGATTGAGCCCAAGAGTCCGCTGCCGGCTGCCAAGCTGGGCAATTCCGAATCGGCCGTAGTGGGCGAGTGGGTGCTGGCCATCGGCAGTCCGTTTGGCCTTGAGCAGACGGTGACGGCGGGCATCATCTCCGCCAAGGGACGCAATATCGTGCCGTTACGGCAGTTCCAGTCGTTCATCCAGACCGACGCCGCCATCAATCCGGGCAACTCCGGCGGACCGCTGGTCAACATGCGGGGCGAGGTGATCGGCATCAACACCGCGATCTTCACGCAGTCCTATGGCTACCAGGGCGTGGGATTTGCCATGCCGGCAAATACCGTGGCTGAGGTATACAACCAGCTCATCAGCCCGGAGCACAAGGTCGTGCGGGGCTCGATCGGTGTCGTGTTCAACGCTGCACCCAACCCGGCCATCGCCCGGGTCTATGGAGTGCAGAGCGGCGTGATTATCACCGACGTGAGCGCGGGCGGTCCGGCAGAGCAGGCGGGCCTGCGCGTGGGTGACGCCATTGTCAGCGTGGACGGCAAGTCCATCTCGGGGGGTGACGAACTGGTGTCAGAGATTTCGGCGCGCCGTCCGGGCACGCAGGTGCGACTCGGCTATGTTCGCAACGGAAAGAAGGAAGAGGCCACCGTAACCATCGCGGATCGCGCCAAACTATTCAGCGACCGGCTGGGCGACCGCGACGAGGACTCCGACGACTCGCGGCCGACCGAGGCCCGGTTGGGGATCACCGTGCGTTCCATCAACCCGGAAATAGCGGATCGCCTCGGAACGGCACCGGGAAAGGGCGTAGTCATCCAGGACGTCCGTCGGGGCTCGTTCGGCGAGGACGTCGGGCTGGCGCCGCGCATGGTGCTCCTGGAGATCAACCGCCAGCCTGTCAACAGCGAAGAGGACTTCCGGCGTATCCAGGGCCAGCTCAAGAGCGGTCAGGACGTGGTTTTCCTGGTGAAAACCGGCCGCGATTCGCCGACCCTCTTCTTGGCTGGGACCCTGCCGTAACCCGGTTGTACAACACCTTTTGGGAGTGGCGTCTGAGCCCGCCTTGTGCGATTATCCCTGTGCCCCAAGCCTGGGGCAGAGTCCCGCTGCCCGGTCCGGCAGCGTCTTTGAGGTGCGGGTTTTGAGGCGGAAGACACTCAGCGGCCTGGTGGCAGGACTTTGCGTGCTGTTGCTGTGCTCCGTGCAAGCTCTGGGCGGTACTCCCGCGAAGTCCTCGAAGACCAGCGCCAAGCCGTCTGGAACCAAGTCGAAAGCCCATGTGGCCAGCACCAAGAAGAGGTCCACTTCCGGTAAGAAGCGCAGCCGCAGACGTGTTTCGTGGCGTCGCCGTGGCCAGCAGCAGATGCAGAGCGACCGGGTACGGGAGATTCAGGCAGCTCTCATACGCGAGAAATACCTGAAGGGTGAGCCTACGGGGCAGTGGGATGAGCCCTCCAAACAGGCCATGATGCGGTACCAGACCGATAACGGTTGGCAGACCCGGACCCTGCCGGATTCGCGTGCGCTCATCAAGCTGGGCCTTGGACCGAAACATGCGAGCCTGGTGAACACGCCGAGCGGTCCGCTGCCCAGCGGCGGAAGCGACGAGTCCGGACCCGGCGGGCCTCAGTCCCCCCAGCCCTAGCGGCCAGGACCGTCAGCGCTGTCCAGTACCTGCCGCACCTTGCGCATCAGCGCTTCCGTGCTGAACGGCTTCTGCAGGAATTCCGTCCCCGCCGCGAGTACGCCGTGATGGCCGATGGCATCGTCGGTGTAGCCGGACATATAAAGCACCTTCAGTTGGGGCCGCAAGGGCGAGAGTTGCGCCGCAAGCTCGGGTCCGCTCATCTGCTCGAGAATGACGTCGGTCAGAAGCAGGTGGATCGCCCCTTCGGTGCGCTCGCTGAGCAAGAGTGCTTCGCGGCCGTGGCGCGCCTCCAGCACGCGATAACCGTGGCGATCCAGGACGTGCCGCACCAGGGAGCGGACGCCTTCTTCGTCCTCCACCAGCAAGACAGTTTCGCTTCCGTGATAGCGCTCCGGCGCCGCCGGCTGCGGAGTGCCGCTGGGCGCGGGTTCATCCACCCGCGGCAGGTAGACCTTTACGGATGTGCCCTGCTCCGGCTCGCTGTAGACCCAGATGTAACCCTCGCTCTGTTTGACGATGCCATAGACCGTGGCCAGGCCGAGTCCGGTGCCCTTGCCTTTTTCCTTGGTGGTGAAAAAGGGCTCGAAGACGCGGGCGCGCGTTTCCTCGTCCATACCCACGCCGGTGTCGCTTACGGCCAGCATGACGTACGAACCCGGCCGAACAGAAGGATGCTCGTGGGCATAAGCGGAATCCAACTCCACGTTGGCGGTCTCAATGACGAGCTTGCCGCCGCGCGGCATAGCGTCGCGCGAGTTGACGGCCAGATTCATGACTACTTGTTCGATTTGACCGGGATCGGCGCGTACGTGTCCCAGGTCGGAGGTTAAGTGCGCATAGAGTGCAATGTCTTCGCCCAGGAGACGGCGCAATAGCTGTTCAATGGAACCCACCACAGTATTCAGGTCCAGGACTTTCGGTTCCAAGACCTGCTGGCGGCTGAAGGCCAGCAACTGCCGGGTGAGGGAAGTGGCGCGCTCCGCCGCCTTGCCGATCTCGTCCAGTTCGGCGCGCATGGGGGTGTCGCCTTCGACCCGTTCGAGCAGCAGTTCGGTGTAACCCTGGATCACGGTGAGCAGATTGTTGAAGTCGTGGGCAATGCCGCCGGCCAGGCGGCCCACGGCCTCCATCTTCTGCGACTGGCGAAGCTGTTCTTCGAGCGCGCGGCGTTCGGTGACGTTTTCGGCAAACATCTCGAAAACGCGAAGACCTGCCGGACCGACGGGGACAGCGCGCCCGTTCAACCGTACGGTGATGGCCCGACCGTCCTTGCAC
This window of the Terriglobales bacterium genome carries:
- a CDS encoding TolC family protein, with protein sequence MAALVAALLTPVAASAQEQRIDYSKPRSHLPNFVGPYIPRRVPEPRTTNTERIDQLMVGGEIRLSLADAIALALENNLDMAIARYNLQIADTDILRTKAGQATRGVATGLVQGTPGGGVGGFGTGAAGAGAGGTTGGAGGAGTGAAGLVTSTVGTGTAIDSFDPSLSATLNINHATFPLSNTVTTGVPSFQQNTGTANFTYSQGFHTGTAMQVVFDNSRQTNNSLFSTLVPQVNTSFRLSIRQRLLAGFGLGPNTRFIRIAKNNREISDVAFRNQVINTVSQIQNIYWDLVNAYEDVKVKQRSLALANKTLSDNRKQVEIGTLAPIEIVRAESEVATRNQELIVAQTNLQLQQLLIKNAITRNLGEARIAAAPVIPTDTMVVPEQEPVGPIEDLVHEAKQGRPELVQARIDLTNREISIKSARNALLPTVDFVAWYGTSALAGVQNPNNVTIPPGSIPTTGFYSAFHSLIDADNPDYAVGLNITIPIRNRGAQADQVRSELEYRQAQLRLQQLENQVGIEVRNAQFTVQQNRARVEAARKGVQLAEESLDAEQKKYALGASTNFQVLQAQRDLAQAESNLVAANGAYEKSRVELDRVTAATLTRNRIELGDAESGMVRTLPSVPGVSPRVEEQPKPQAQ
- a CDS encoding Rid family hydrolase translates to MRLLSTTAPLAWLIVLSLFSLLAFSDSGSKTERRYFKPDGDFPFSNGVVVGDTLYLAGHIGLDPKTQKPPATAEEEARLVLEEFKATLGRAGMTMEDLVYVQVFCPDVSLWGQFNQVYRTHFGKDFPARAFVGSGPLLLGARFEVQGIAVRR
- the truA gene encoding tRNA pseudouridine(38-40) synthase TruA → MRNFKLTLAYDGAEFHGWQVQPSLATVQGTLAAALEQITGERVLPQGSGRTDAGVHALEQVASVALESPIPAANLHKALNDILPAAIRVLTSEEAPPHFHARHSVQAKTYLYRIHRGSVCPPFLARYVYHHPFPLDEEAMRRAARLVEGEHDFTSFAAVDPERAHEGEEASNIRTIHSSGFEREGEELVYKVRGSGFLHHMVRNLVGTFLLVGKGSLDEAGLRRILELKDRSAAGGTAPASGLYLASVEY
- a CDS encoding LeuA family protein; the encoded protein is MNRSELIYDWNQVGGGEPQPKAAALLNDESLRDGLQSPSVKDPTIAEKIEILHLMEALGIQSLDLGLPGAGPRAVESVERLAREIVSAKLKIRANCACRTHENDIRPVAEIVQRTGLDIEAATFIGSSPIRRYTEDWTDDFLLRTTEHAVKYAVSLGLRVMYVTEDTTRCDPETLKRMYSTAIRCGARAIVVCDTVGHATPAGVHALIRFVLDEVVKPAGEKIRLDWHGHSDRGLAVANSLAALAAGADCVHACAIGIGERVGNTQMDQMLVNLKLMGVPPWDQQDLSRLKDYCEAVSRATGVPIPRNYPVVGSDAFRTATGVHAAAVIKAFKKQDVVLANTVYSGVPAHYFGLGQTIEIGPMSGKSNVLFWLDHHGITPGDELVERILKRAKTSDRLLTEAEILECCHAPVAGRAE
- a CDS encoding ATP-binding protein codes for the protein MPGLRVPPPDFGTDRLEMRLETSFAADVEQIAPMVERIMAIAGELRFPEEKQAEIGLALQEALANAVIHGCKRDRSKTVYCWVAADPSGNLVIVVRDSGPGFDPAAIPKPNVGEQLYADHGRGIFMIGRLMDEVRFAREGTELHMRKDNAR
- a CDS encoding aldehyde dehydrogenase family protein gives rise to the protein MASEAQITQREIVSRNPATGEVLGRFDCATVADVRAAVLNARDAQAEWGVLPARERLKVLRRFQRLLQEGKTEVAQLITRETGKPYVEALLTEVLVVLDTCRFLVESGPAMLRDEAVPHGNLIMKAKVGQVRREPWGVVGVISPWNYPFSIPAGEVLAGLAAGNAVVLKPSEYTALTAVELRGLLARAGLPKNLFRVVLGDGVTGAALVEAPVDKIFFTGSVATGRRVAQAAAARLIPVVLELGGKDAMVVLDDADLDVASSAAVWGAFVNAGQTCLSVERCYVQRRQYEHFLELCLAKTQRLRIGNGMHRATDVGPLIHEGQLRIVEEHVAEARLHGARILTGGHRLPDLGANFYAPTLLANVDHSMQIMRDETFGPALPVMPFEDEEEVVRLANDSEFGLSASVWTGDSARGEKLAARLDAGTVMINDVVSCFGISEAPHGGVKSSGLGRTRGRLGLEEMVRAKYIDSDRLPYTKKVWWYGYGPEFGPQMEGFVDFLFAPSLLRRVRGGLRSFAAFFREGRL